Proteins from a single region of Scylla paramamosain isolate STU-SP2022 chromosome 35, ASM3559412v1, whole genome shotgun sequence:
- the LOC135090654 gene encoding mitochondrial amidoxime reducing component 2-like, giving the protein MELSRNLTAVTLLVLGTSLGIYVLWQTWTSSKKKRTRKMIPRIQDLEQLKQMKWECVGKVTKVFVYPVKSCKGLSVDSASAEFRGLVYKAARDRSFIITTEKGTMITGCMVPSTVLIQATFEDSTLTLTFPGMEALHVDTKEVEKNYMCLKTNIWGEDTYGLDCGRDVSLWLQKVLHRKCKLLYHADLPASRVSNHPLGFRCPLLRDDDHSLYADSGGYMLMTAESIADLQTRVSSKIAAEDFRPNILIEGTKKPYDEDEWQYVKIGNTIFRNTMPCSRCIFTTISAETGKKNPDMEPLCTLKTYRCEKGMDSPSFGINLGLDLAGEVSVGDEVHITRSKSSFEYVKG; this is encoded by the exons ATGGAATTATCAAGAAATCTGACAGCAGTTACCCTCCTTGTACTTGGGACTTCACTTGGCATCTATGTACTATGGCAAACATGGACTtcttcaaagaaaaaaagaactagaAAGATGATTCCTCGAATTCA GGACTTGGAGCAGTTGAAGCAGATGAAGTGGGAGTGTGTGGGTAAAGTGACGAAGGTGTTTGTCTATCCAGTCAAGTCATGCAAAGGACTTTCTGTTGACTCTGCAAGTGCTGAATTCAGGGGACTGGTCTATAAAGCAGCAAGGGACAG ATCATTTATAATCACCACTGAGAAGGGAACAATGATTACTGGGTGTATGGTGCCTTCAACTGTGCTGATACAGGCTACCTTTGAAGACAGTACATTGACTCTTACTTTTCCTGGGATGGAGGCACTACATGTGGACACCAAAGAAGTAGAGAAGAATTACATGTGTCTCAAAACAAA CATCTGGGGTGAGGATACTTATGGCTTGGATTGTGGGAGGGATGTCTCCTTGTGGCTTCAAAAGGTTTTACATCGCAAATGCAAGCTGCTTTATCATGCTGACCTGCCTGCCAGCCGTGTGTCCAACCATCCTCTGGGGTTTCGGTGTCCTCTTCTGAGGGATGATGATCAT TCCTTGTATGCAGATTCTGGTGGGTATATGCTCATGACTGCAGAGAGCATAGCAGATCTTCAAACCAGAGTGAGTTCCAAGATTGCAGCTGAGGATTTCCGGCCAAACATTCTGATAGAGGGAACCAAGAAACCTTATGATGAGGATGAGTGGCAGTACGTCAAGATTGGCAATACCATCTTCAGAAATACTATGCCATGTTCAAG GTGTATTTTTACCACAATTAGTGCTGAGACTGGCAAGAAAAATCCTGACATGGAGCCACTGTGCACTCTCAAGAC GTATCGGTGTGAGAAAGGAATGGACAGCCCATCTTTTGGCATCAACCTCGGCCTTGACCTGGCTGGCGAGGTGAGTGTAGGGGATGAAGTTCACATCACAAGGTCCAAAAGTTCCTTTGAGTATGTTAAGGGCTAA